Proteins encoded within one genomic window of Psilocybe cubensis strain MGC-MH-2018 chromosome 2, whole genome shotgun sequence:
- a CDS encoding Importin subunit beta-3, translating into MPSLLATAGAKADLSQYNEEVECSDERDGWETIVMDGHTYGVRTSGMDEKGQAFETLVIYCSTLGPRFAPFLGPTLEVMLPCLRFYFHEGVREACVMLVPMLLACGKQSGTLTNQMVAFHQLITCINTEHDATFLASLYKYFTESLRVIGGPEALSQQFHGAVMEATKRQLHAIADRRKVRAARVNGTGGPMSMSMGMGEYDRDEMALVEEIEDFALEDVGKMLMCFDPNHPLLVAVAGMRDLGFNTYDSDEDGEEEE; encoded by the exons ATGCCCTCCCTGCTTGCGACGGCTGGCGCAAAAGCAGATTTATCGCAGTACA ACGAAGAGGTTGAATGCAGTGACGAACGTGACGGGTGGGAGACCATCGTGATGGACGGGCACACGTACGGCGTCCGTACGTCCgggatggatgaaaagggtCAGGCATTCGAGACGCTTGTGATATATTGCTCGACATTGGGTCCTCGTTTCGCCCCGTTTTTGGGTCCCACACTCGAGGTGATGCTTCCGTGTTTGAGGTTTTACTTCCATGAAGGGGTTCGTGAGGCGTGTGTGAT GCTTGTCCCGATGCTTCTTGCGTGTGGCAAGCAGAGCGGTACCCTCACGAATCAGATGGTAGCCTTCCATCAGCTTATCACCTGCATCAACACCGAACATGACGCGACCTTCCTCGCCTCGCTCTACAAATACTTTACCGAATCCCTACGCGTGATCGGGGGACCCGAGGCGCTCTCGCAGCAGTTCCACGGCGCGGTGATGGAGGCGACGAAACGACAGCTACACGCCATTGCCGACAGACGCAAAGTACGCGCCGCGCGTGTTAACGGCACTGGCGGACCCATGAGCATGAGCATGGGCATGGGAGAATACGACCGCGATGAGATGGCCCTCgtggaggaaattgaagatTTCGCGCTGGAGGATGTGGGCAAGATGTTGATGTGCTTTGACCCGAACCATCCGCTGCTTGTGGCTGTTGCGGGTATGAGGGATTTAGGGTTCAACACGTATGATAGTGATGAGGacggtgaggaggaggaatga